Proteins encoded by one window of Nicotiana tabacum cultivar K326 chromosome 10, ASM71507v2, whole genome shotgun sequence:
- the LOC107770591 gene encoding nuatigenin 3-beta-glucosyltransferase-like, whose amino-acid sequence MAHVVFLPYTMNSHITPIVHIARLFAFYGGFKITIITTPKNALLFQSSVDNDCLELGSKISVKTIKFPADEAGLPDGVENIIASPSMEIVGKVCYGFTLLQKPMEQLIRLLNPQCIVSDMFFPWTVDLAEELKIPRYSFQPANFIHQCAWHFLKGYTPHMKVASDSERFLIPGLPHEIKMKRSEIEDFLIEETGFSPMVNENLEAELRSYGIIHNTCSELEPGYAEVYEKVRGRKGWHIGPLSLFINKLECAKSSKEISNSNSSSETWKGYSDCLNWLEKQEPNSVLYVNFGSMVRFSDDQLREIALALEATNCPFIWVVREQEKNQEDGENDHSDWWPNDFKENIVKKNKKGLIIQGWAPQVLILKHRAIGGFLTHCGWNSILEALTVGVPLITWPLFSENFYSEKLLEQLGLGIGVGADVWNSGFIVSSPVVPKEKLEVAVKCLMCDSKKSREIRANAKLMAQKLKGATEEGGSSHLQLIALIEEIKRCAFKNSS is encoded by the coding sequence ATGGCACATGTGGTGTTCCTTCCATATACCATGAATAGTCATATAACACCAATAGTACACATTGCTCGACTTTTCGCCTTCTACGGAGGCTTCAAGATCACCATAATTACCACTCCAAAAAATGCTCTCCTCTTTCAATCCTCAGTCGATAATGACTGTCTCGAATTGGGCAGCAAAATCTCCGTCAAAACGATTAAATTTCCGGCAGATGAAGCCGGCTTACCGGACGGAGTTGAAAATATTATCGCTAGCCCTTCAATGGAAATAGTTGGCAAAGTATGTTATGGCTTTACGCTGCTCCAAAAACCCATGGAACAGTTAATTCGGCTGCTCAATCCTCAATGCATTGTCTCCGACATGTTTTTTCCTTGGACTGTTGATTTAGCTGAGGAGTTGAAAATTCCGAGGTACTCTTTTCAACCtgcaaattttattcatcaatGTGCCTGGCATTTTCTTAAGGGATACACACCTCATATGAAAGTGGCTTCGGATTCTGAGCGTTTCTTGATCCCTGGCTTACCGCACGAGATCAAAATGAAACGCTCAGAAATAGAAGATTTCCTTATTGAGGAGACTGGTTTCAGTCCGATGGTAAATGAAAACCTAGAAGCTGAACTTCGTAGCTATGGCATTATTCATAACACTTGTTCCGAGCTCGAACCTGGTTATGCCGAAGTCTATGAAAAAGTTAGAGGGAGAAAAGGTTGGCACATTGGCCCCCTCTCTCTGTTTATCAACAAACTGGAATGTGCAAAAAGTTCAAAAGAAATTTCAAACTCCAATTCCTCTTCTGAAACTTGGAAAGGTTACAGTGATTGTTTGAATTGGCTTGAAAAACAAGAACCCAACTCTGTGCTCTATGTTAACTTTGGGAGCATGGTGAGATTTTCCGATGATCAGCTTAGGGAAATTGCATTAGCATTAGAGGCTACAAATTGTCCATTTATTTGGGTGGTAAGAGAGCAGGAGAAAAATCAAGAAGACGGCGAGAACGATCATTCTGATTGGTGGCCTAATGATTTCAAAGaaaatattgtaaagaagaataaaaagggtTTAATTATCCAAGGTTGGGCGCCACAAGTATTAATCTTGAAACATCGCGCAATTGGAGGATTCTTGACCCATTGCGGTTGGAATTCAATACTAGAAGCATTAACAGTAGGTGTACCATTGATTACATGGCCTTTATTTTCAGAGAATTTTTATAGTGAGAAGCTTCTGGAGCAACTTGGACTTGGAATCGGAGTCGGAGCAGATGTGTGGAATTCGGGTTTTATTGTGTCGAGTCCGGTGGTTCCAAAAGAGAAATTGGAGGTTGCCGTCAAGTGTTTGATGTGTGACTCAAAGAAAAGTAGGGAAATTCGAGCAAATGCTAAGTTaatggcacaaaagttgaagggTGCTACTGAAGAAGGTGGTTCATCTCATTTGCAGCTCATTGCGTTGATTGAGGA